One Natronolimnobius sp. AArcel1 DNA window includes the following coding sequences:
- a CDS encoding ROK family protein translates to MVYYAGVDLGATNVRAAVAEDDGTTIGVSKNATPRGPTGIDVTEGVLQTVREACIDGDIDPEAVESAGIGSIGPFDLAEGAVVDPANLPDSIDRIPLTGPIGELIDSNEVYLHNDTNAGVIGERFHADRNPDDMVYITISSGIGAGVCCDGEILDGWDGNAGEVGHCVVDPRGRLTCGCGVDGHWEAYCSGNGIPDYTRLLAEDDPTISTSLPLEDPDFTARDVFELAGEDELADYTIEQLAHWNAIGVANVIHSFAPLVISFGGAVALHNEQLVVDQIRDRISRMIMSNVPEIRVTDMGDDVVLEGALASAMTEGTGDRRRFQN, encoded by the coding sequence CGACGAACGTGCGGGCCGCCGTCGCGGAAGACGACGGGACGACAATTGGTGTGAGTAAAAACGCCACACCGCGGGGGCCAACTGGCATCGATGTCACGGAAGGTGTGCTCCAGACAGTGCGAGAAGCTTGTATCGACGGCGACATCGATCCCGAAGCCGTCGAGTCGGCGGGAATCGGCTCGATTGGGCCGTTCGACCTCGCGGAAGGCGCGGTGGTCGACCCGGCGAACCTCCCCGACTCGATCGACCGAATCCCACTCACCGGCCCGATTGGCGAACTGATCGACAGCAACGAGGTCTACCTACACAACGACACGAACGCGGGTGTCATCGGCGAACGGTTCCACGCCGACCGCAACCCCGACGACATGGTCTACATCACCATCTCCTCGGGGATTGGTGCCGGTGTCTGCTGTGACGGCGAAATCTTAGACGGCTGGGACGGCAACGCCGGCGAAGTCGGCCACTGTGTCGTCGACCCCCGTGGCCGCCTCACCTGTGGCTGTGGCGTTGATGGCCACTGGGAAGCGTACTGCTCGGGCAATGGCATCCCCGACTATACCCGCCTGCTTGCCGAAGACGACCCGACGATTTCAACCTCGCTCCCGCTCGAGGACCCCGACTTCACGGCCAGAGACGTCTTCGAACTCGCAGGCGAGGACGAACTGGCAGACTACACAATCGAGCAACTCGCCCACTGGAACGCAATCGGCGTCGCCAACGTGATCCACTCGTTTGCCCCACTCGTCATCTCCTTTGGTGGAGCAGTTGCCCTCCATAACGAGCAGCTGGTCGTCGACCAAATCCGTGACCGAATCTCCAGAATGATCATGAGCAACGTCCCTGAAATCCGCGTGACGGATATGGGCGATGACGTCGTGCTCGAGGGCGCACTCGCGAGTGCAATGACCGAAGGCACTGGCGACCGACGACGATTCCAGAACTGA
- a CDS encoding LVIVD repeat-containing protein, producing MRRRALLRTGGASLVIGMAGAGILAGSPRIRATTTQADYEPLGRVEIDNAAEAVVGDDGDIVYVAATTGFATVDISDPADPEVLAEERGLEFDDQRFNEILDVKVDGNLLAVAGPANQANDFLFHGFAIYDVSDPAEPELLGEPYETGYHIHNCFLEDETLYVVGNGELENPLVVFDLGGDEIEEISRWSLVEQEPDWQDVNWLVRYLHDVYVHDDIAYLAHWNAGTYLLDVSDPSEPEYISHVSETTLEDELAVEDDNEAQMGLPGNDHYSAVDDTGDLLGVGREAWATGQGDTDTDRPGGIDLYDVSDPADPVHRATIDAPRALNERYNGGLWTTAHNFELRDNELYASWYQGGVTIHNVSDPSDPEEIASWHDPEAAGFWTARVAEPGETFVASSTELIPNAPTEGALYTFPIEAGEQADQPSLTDPDDLEFDVEAPDGDDNGGSDDADDQSNETPTDANGGDNSSTEADDSSDSVPGFTIGVGAAGGLAALEALRRRNDRGE from the coding sequence ATGCGACGACGTGCCCTCCTTCGGACTGGTGGCGCGAGCCTGGTGATCGGGATGGCCGGGGCCGGGATACTCGCCGGAAGTCCGCGAATACGAGCGACCACGACGCAGGCAGACTACGAACCACTCGGTCGTGTTGAGATCGATAACGCGGCGGAAGCTGTCGTTGGCGACGATGGCGATATTGTCTACGTCGCGGCCACCACCGGCTTTGCGACCGTCGATATTAGCGATCCAGCAGACCCCGAGGTTCTCGCCGAAGAACGCGGCCTCGAGTTCGATGACCAGAGATTCAACGAGATTCTGGACGTGAAAGTCGACGGCAACCTGCTCGCTGTTGCTGGCCCGGCAAATCAGGCGAACGACTTCCTCTTTCATGGATTTGCAATATACGACGTGAGCGACCCTGCCGAGCCGGAACTGCTCGGCGAGCCGTACGAAACCGGCTACCACATCCACAACTGCTTTCTCGAGGATGAGACGCTCTACGTCGTCGGCAACGGCGAACTCGAGAACCCGCTCGTTGTGTTCGACCTTGGCGGTGACGAAATCGAAGAGATCAGCCGGTGGTCATTGGTCGAACAGGAACCCGACTGGCAGGATGTCAACTGGCTCGTGCGCTACCTCCACGACGTGTACGTCCACGACGACATTGCGTACCTCGCCCACTGGAACGCCGGAACCTACCTGCTCGATGTCAGCGACCCCAGCGAGCCGGAGTACATCTCTCACGTCTCAGAGACCACGCTCGAGGACGAACTGGCCGTCGAGGACGACAACGAGGCACAGATGGGGCTGCCCGGCAACGATCACTATTCGGCAGTTGATGACACCGGCGACCTGCTCGGCGTCGGCCGCGAAGCCTGGGCGACGGGGCAAGGCGACACCGATACTGATCGACCGGGCGGGATCGACCTCTACGACGTCAGTGATCCCGCCGATCCCGTCCATCGGGCGACGATTGACGCACCTCGAGCGCTTAACGAACGTTACAACGGCGGGCTCTGGACGACGGCACACAATTTTGAACTCCGGGACAACGAACTCTACGCCTCGTGGTATCAGGGCGGCGTGACAATTCACAACGTGAGCGATCCGAGCGACCCCGAGGAAATCGCCTCGTGGCACGACCCCGAAGCCGCGGGCTTCTGGACCGCTCGAGTCGCCGAGCCCGGTGAAACGTTCGTCGCGAGCAGCACCGAACTCATCCCGAACGCGCCGACCGAGGGCGCACTCTATACGTTCCCAATCGAGGCCGGCGAACAGGCCGACCAGCCCTCACTCACCGATCCCGACGACCTCGAATTCGACGTGGAAGCGCCAGATGGCGACGACAACGGCGGGAGCGACGACGCCGACGACCAGTCAAACGAGACGCCAACCGATGCCAACGGGGGCGACAACTCGAGCACTGAGGCGGACGACAGTTCCGATTCCGTCCCCGGGTTTACTATCGGGGTCGGCGCTGCGGGTGGACTCGCTGCACTCGAGGCGCTTCGGCGGCGCAACGACCGCGGAGAGTAA
- the leuS gene encoding leucine--tRNA ligase produces the protein MTSHYDHEQVQEFWQYVWERDEVYHLEDDAVDPTYVLGMFPYTSGTLHMGHVRNYAITDAYARYRRMQGDDVLHPMGWDAFGLPAENAAYERASDPNSWTQACIRRMREELETMGFGYDWSREITTCEPDYYQWNQWLFKRFYEAGLVEYEAASVNWCPDCETVLADAQVDERESADGSHDGERVCWRCETPVTWRELDQWFFTITDYAEELVDGLEDLEGWPDGVREIQRNWIGRQEGTRITFEVAGDETETTAVDVFSTRPDTIYGATYLAVSPGHVLARDLAETDESVAAYVDTVREQDPGDVGLSGVETDATATHPLTGEELPVYVAGYVLEDVGTGAVMGVPAHNERDHAFAAEHDLPIAGVVAPTTGASDVDLESAAYTGEGILEDSGEYSGLESETARERLLEEHDALEEDVTYRLRDWLISRQRYWGTPIPVVHCEDCGHVLVPDDELPVELPEFVRTTGNPLAEHDSFRETECPECGGPARRETDTMDTFVDSSWYYLRFLSPDYDDGPFDPEKAAEWMPIDVYVGGDEHAILHLLYIRFFARALSDLGLLECREPVQELISQGTVLYDGEKMSSSKGNVVAPQEYGAETTRLFVLSAAHPEQDFEWTANNVRGAYDLQQDLYGMATAFVEEGNTRLERQPHDEYIADEIDRTIIAVTDEYERFRFHRAATEIRELAQLLRRYRAYAQPHDETYRRGLLTLAALISPMAPHLGEECWNKLRGDGLVVEADWPEPETDIEDSRLERRLVERTLADVRDIVEVASIDEPEQIDLVVAPTWTYRAATLQAVAERDDTTDADDLESVAERVSEQLEADVSSDQLASFLEQRATARGHGTVEVLEPERERLVLERAAWLVTDEFNADVTIRRAGEVDALDEGELNARPGKPAIRIE, from the coding sequence ATGACGAGTCACTACGATCACGAGCAGGTCCAGGAGTTTTGGCAGTACGTCTGGGAGCGCGACGAGGTCTATCACCTCGAGGATGACGCCGTGGATCCGACCTACGTTCTCGGGATGTTTCCCTACACGTCGGGCACGTTGCATATGGGACACGTCCGAAACTACGCGATTACGGATGCCTACGCCCGCTATCGTCGAATGCAAGGCGACGACGTGTTGCATCCGATGGGATGGGACGCGTTCGGCCTCCCAGCCGAAAACGCCGCCTACGAGCGCGCGAGCGATCCGAACTCGTGGACACAGGCCTGTATCCGACGAATGCGCGAGGAACTCGAGACGATGGGGTTTGGCTACGACTGGTCGCGAGAGATCACGACCTGTGAGCCCGACTACTACCAGTGGAATCAGTGGCTGTTCAAGCGATTTTACGAGGCCGGACTCGTCGAGTACGAGGCTGCGTCGGTCAACTGGTGTCCGGACTGTGAGACCGTCCTCGCGGACGCACAGGTAGATGAACGCGAGTCCGCAGACGGCAGCCACGACGGCGAACGCGTCTGCTGGCGCTGTGAAACGCCCGTCACCTGGCGCGAACTCGATCAGTGGTTCTTCACGATCACCGACTACGCCGAAGAACTGGTCGACGGACTCGAGGACCTCGAGGGCTGGCCCGATGGCGTCCGCGAAATTCAGCGCAACTGGATCGGCCGCCAGGAAGGGACGCGGATCACGTTCGAAGTCGCCGGTGATGAGACGGAGACCACCGCCGTCGACGTATTCAGCACTCGCCCGGACACCATCTACGGCGCAACGTATCTCGCGGTCTCACCCGGCCACGTTCTCGCGCGTGACCTCGCCGAGACGGACGAGAGCGTTGCAGCGTACGTCGATACCGTCCGCGAGCAAGACCCCGGAGACGTTGGCCTCTCGGGTGTCGAAACCGACGCGACGGCAACCCACCCACTAACCGGCGAGGAACTCCCAGTGTACGTCGCAGGCTACGTCCTCGAGGATGTCGGCACCGGCGCGGTGATGGGCGTTCCTGCACACAACGAACGCGATCACGCCTTCGCCGCCGAGCACGACCTGCCAATTGCGGGCGTTGTCGCGCCGACAACGGGCGCGAGCGATGTCGACCTCGAGTCCGCGGCCTACACCGGCGAGGGCATTCTCGAGGACAGCGGCGAGTACTCCGGACTCGAGAGCGAGACGGCTCGCGAGCGACTGCTCGAGGAGCATGATGCGCTCGAGGAAGACGTGACCTACCGACTGCGCGATTGGCTCATTTCTCGGCAACGCTACTGGGGGACGCCGATTCCGGTCGTCCACTGCGAGGACTGCGGGCACGTCCTCGTTCCCGACGACGAGTTGCCCGTCGAACTGCCGGAGTTCGTCCGAACCACAGGAAACCCGCTCGCAGAACACGACTCGTTCCGCGAAACTGAGTGTCCCGAGTGTGGCGGCCCGGCCCGCCGAGAGACGGATACGATGGACACCTTCGTCGACTCGTCGTGGTACTACCTGCGATTCCTCTCGCCCGACTACGACGACGGCCCGTTCGACCCCGAAAAGGCAGCGGAGTGGATGCCCATCGATGTCTACGTCGGCGGCGACGAACACGCTATCCTCCATCTGCTGTACATCCGCTTTTTCGCCCGCGCACTCTCCGATCTCGGCCTGCTCGAGTGTCGCGAGCCGGTCCAAGAGCTCATCAGTCAGGGGACGGTGCTGTACGACGGCGAAAAAATGTCGAGTTCGAAAGGCAACGTCGTCGCGCCACAGGAGTACGGCGCGGAGACGACCCGGCTGTTCGTGCTCTCGGCAGCCCACCCCGAACAGGACTTCGAGTGGACCGCAAACAACGTTCGCGGGGCCTACGACCTCCAGCAGGACCTGTACGGAATGGCGACCGCGTTCGTCGAGGAGGGCAACACTCGTCTCGAGCGCCAACCACACGACGAGTACATCGCTGACGAAATTGACCGGACGATCATCGCCGTTACGGACGAGTACGAGCGCTTTCGGTTCCACCGCGCAGCAACCGAGATTCGAGAACTCGCCCAACTGCTTCGCCGCTATCGAGCCTACGCCCAGCCTCACGACGAGACCTATCGCCGCGGGCTGTTGACTCTCGCCGCACTGATCTCACCGATGGCCCCGCACCTCGGCGAGGAGTGCTGGAACAAGCTTCGCGGCGACGGACTGGTCGTCGAAGCCGACTGGCCCGAGCCCGAAACCGACATCGAAGATTCCCGCCTCGAGCGTCGACTGGTCGAACGAACGCTTGCAGACGTTCGCGATATTGTCGAGGTGGCTTCCATCGACGAACCCGAACAGATCGACCTGGTCGTCGCACCGACGTGGACGTATCGCGCCGCGACGCTCCAGGCGGTCGCCGAACGTGACGATACGACGGATGCAGATGACCTCGAGTCAGTTGCCGAGCGCGTGTCCGAGCAACTCGAGGCAGACGTCTCGAGTGACCAACTCGCTTCGTTCCTCGAGCAACGAGCAACGGCTCGCGGCCACGGTACTGTCGAGGTCCTCGAGCCCGAACGTGAGCGACTGGTCCTCGAGCGGGCGGCCTGGCTCGTAACCGACGAGTTCAACGCCGACGTGACGATTCGGCGGGCGGGTGAGGTCGACGCACTCGATGAGGGCGAACTGAACGCTCGACCCGGCAAACCAGCGATTCGGATCGAATAG
- a CDS encoding beta-ribofuranosylaminobenzene 5'-phosphate synthase family protein — protein MSTVTVSAGARLHVGFQNLSLARQRLYGGVGVGLAEPRVTVVGEPAETVDCDDSLGQKYATRACDILEVPGVSLTIEERLPRHVGLGSGTQLALSVFAATAAAYDLEIDVREHAPAMGRGGRSGIGLATFEDGGFVVDAGHPTARFTTRPPAEGDWTVPPVVARHDLPDDWRFLVVVPDVAPGRSGESEDESMRAVVERADPAVADELAGVVTRKLLPAAAAGRLEAFGEAIAEIGRKNGAWYADAQGGVFRPPAGELVEALEDCPVLSGIGQSSWGPVVYGVTDREHGDEALGAAEDALTERGLEGEVFLSQAATSGATIRAEDA, from the coding sequence ATGTCGACAGTGACCGTTAGCGCAGGCGCACGCCTCCACGTTGGCTTTCAGAACCTCTCGCTGGCCCGGCAGCGCCTCTACGGCGGCGTCGGTGTTGGCCTCGCAGAGCCACGCGTGACTGTGGTGGGCGAGCCCGCCGAAACCGTTGACTGCGACGATTCGTTGGGTCAAAAGTACGCCACGCGAGCCTGCGATATTCTCGAGGTGCCCGGCGTATCGCTCACGATCGAAGAGCGCCTGCCGCGTCACGTCGGCCTCGGTAGCGGCACGCAACTCGCGTTGTCGGTCTTTGCGGCCACTGCAGCAGCCTATGACCTCGAGATCGACGTTCGCGAGCACGCACCAGCGATGGGGCGGGGCGGGCGAAGCGGGATCGGCCTCGCGACGTTCGAGGACGGCGGCTTCGTGGTCGATGCGGGCCATCCAACGGCCCGATTCACGACGCGCCCACCCGCAGAGGGCGACTGGACAGTTCCGCCGGTTGTTGCCCGCCACGACCTCCCTGACGACTGGCGATTTCTGGTCGTCGTCCCCGACGTTGCTCCCGGACGAAGCGGCGAGAGCGAAGACGAAAGTATGCGTGCCGTCGTCGAACGCGCAGACCCCGCTGTCGCCGACGAACTCGCCGGCGTCGTCACCCGGAAACTGCTCCCCGCCGCCGCGGCAGGCCGACTCGAGGCCTTCGGGGAAGCGATCGCCGAAATCGGCCGCAAGAACGGCGCGTGGTACGCGGATGCCCAAGGTGGCGTTTTCCGCCCGCCCGCGGGCGAACTCGTCGAAGCACTCGAGGACTGTCCCGTGCTGTCTGGCATTGGCCAGTCCTCGTGGGGGCCGGTCGTCTACGGCGTAACTGACCGCGAACACGGCGATGAGGCTCTCGGTGCAGCGGAGGACGCACTGACGGAGCGTGGACTCGAGGGCGAAGTGTTTCTCTCGCAGGCTGCGACGAGCGGGGCGACGATCCGCGCTGAGGACGCGTAG
- a CDS encoding HTR-like protein: MERMPLGVSRLDRLIGGGAPTGSVVLAAGDSGAGAREFCYTSAVMNGLAIQEADQFDLHYGDLESGTTLPEAVHYVSFTDDQRAVGTEMSFVMNNDLVTDGMETVEFIELAEEYFQLTPVPTEWYAERTADITSLGSQTKRDGILEAFAEYLSAEAAGSLVVVDSVTDLVATADDRFDWADLTVLLKGLARASRRWGSVILLLVNSEVLESTELGRLKEASDGTLLFEWESGGSERARTLVVEQFRGVLSRLEGEDIVRFETEIGDAGFDISNVRKIR, from the coding sequence ATGGAGCGGATGCCGCTTGGCGTCTCACGACTCGACCGACTCATTGGGGGCGGGGCCCCGACCGGCAGCGTCGTCCTGGCCGCGGGCGACTCCGGGGCGGGGGCGCGCGAATTCTGCTATACGAGCGCCGTCATGAACGGCCTTGCAATCCAAGAAGCCGACCAGTTTGACCTCCATTACGGCGACCTTGAGTCGGGAACGACGCTTCCCGAGGCGGTTCATTATGTGTCCTTTACCGATGACCAGCGAGCGGTTGGGACGGAGATGTCGTTCGTAATGAATAATGACCTCGTCACCGACGGCATGGAAACCGTCGAATTCATCGAACTCGCCGAGGAATACTTCCAGTTAACTCCGGTGCCAACGGAGTGGTACGCCGAACGGACGGCCGACATTACGTCACTAGGCTCACAAACGAAGCGCGACGGTATTCTCGAGGCCTTCGCAGAGTATCTCTCGGCGGAGGCCGCGGGAAGCCTCGTCGTCGTCGACTCCGTGACTGATCTGGTCGCAACAGCGGACGACCGCTTCGACTGGGCGGACCTGACCGTCCTCCTGAAGGGGCTCGCTCGCGCGTCCCGTCGCTGGGGCAGCGTCATCTTGTTACTGGTCAACTCAGAGGTGCTCGAGTCGACCGAACTCGGCCGACTCAAAGAAGCGAGCGACGGCACGTTGCTCTTCGAGTGGGAAAGTGGCGGTTCAGAACGCGCACGCACCCTCGTCGTCGAACAGTTCCGAGGCGTGCTCTCGCGACTCGAGGGCGAAGACATCGTTCGCTTCGAGACCGAAATCGGCGACGCTGGTTTCGACATCAGTAACGTTCGAAAAATACGCTAA
- a CDS encoding transcription factor S: protein MQFCDDCGSMMKADGDQMVCTSDDCGASSDRDRDLEDEFVSTESQTDDEIIESDENANFEGKPKATDVICDECGNQEAWYTLKQTASADEPPTRFFKCTECGKRWRGYN from the coding sequence ATGCAGTTTTGCGATGATTGCGGTTCGATGATGAAAGCCGACGGCGACCAGATGGTCTGTACGAGCGACGACTGTGGCGCCTCGAGCGATCGGGATCGCGATCTTGAAGACGAGTTCGTCTCGACGGAATCGCAGACGGACGACGAAATCATCGAGTCTGATGAGAACGCGAACTTCGAGGGGAAACCGAAGGCGACCGATGTGATCTGTGATGAGTGTGGGAATCAGGAAGCCTGGTACACCCTCAAACAGACCGCCTCAGCGGATGAGCCGCCGACGCGCTTTTTCAAGTGCACCGAGTGCGGAAAGCGCTGGCGGGGCTATAACTGA
- a CDS encoding DUF5518 domain-containing protein, with protein sequence MSADSANTPPPVDSYEEPPDHGSTLMNAAAGGGAGIVLSFIPGSPLLGGAIAGYLEGGDLTDGFWVGLFAGLIMLVPITFFGMLALIFFLGAPGVIATVLILAVLLGVFYIVGCSIFGAIVGVYLKNEL encoded by the coding sequence ATGTCTGCTGATTCGGCGAATACACCGCCACCGGTCGATTCCTACGAGGAGCCGCCGGACCACGGAAGCACGCTGATGAACGCCGCAGCGGGTGGCGGCGCTGGCATCGTACTCTCGTTTATCCCCGGCTCACCGCTGCTTGGGGGCGCAATCGCCGGCTATCTCGAGGGTGGCGACCTCACGGATGGGTTCTGGGTCGGCCTGTTCGCCGGGCTGATTATGCTCGTTCCGATCACGTTTTTCGGGATGCTCGCGCTCATTTTTTTCCTTGGCGCCCCAGGGGTGATTGCCACAGTATTGATACTCGCAGTGCTGCTCGGGGTGTTCTACATAGTCGGTTGTAGCATCTTTGGGGCGATTGTCGGCGTCTATCTCAAAAACGAACTGTAA
- a CDS encoding DNA polymerase IV: MPDGPRLPGVDHADDEDRIICHVDADCFYASCERLREPELRDDPVVVGMGYEPGETVGAVATASYEAREFGVESAQAISSALERLPRRAALSPAADDHDPDLTREETGYYRPVDMDFYESVADDVRSILHDCADIVRGVSIDEAYLDVTERTAWEVADGFARHIKDRIRREVGVTVSVGVAPTMSAAKIASDFDKPDGLTVVRPGTVREFLAPLEVDLLHGVGPVTARELREMGLETAGDVAATDPEPLIERFGERGRELYDRARGDDERRVEPKGDPKSFSRESAFAEPVSEPEPKYDQIETLAEAVADRATREGALYRTVGVKAVLPPFEVNTREQSLPGPVDDPELVERIARELFVEFETEAVRKLGVRIANLEFSAADQASLDGWDDAVSEADADDSTEAVGDAGTLEGPDRPATDGTTTDGADPDDETDAVSDDSRPMTDGQSSLTDFSRE, from the coding sequence ATGCCCGATGGGCCACGGCTGCCGGGCGTTGACCACGCAGACGACGAGGACCGCATCATCTGTCACGTTGACGCCGACTGCTTCTACGCCTCGTGTGAGCGACTGCGCGAGCCCGAACTCCGAGACGACCCCGTCGTCGTCGGCATGGGCTACGAACCCGGCGAGACTGTCGGCGCAGTCGCCACCGCCAGCTACGAGGCCCGCGAGTTCGGCGTCGAAAGCGCCCAGGCAATCTCGAGCGCGCTCGAGCGACTGCCTCGCCGCGCCGCGCTCTCCCCGGCTGCCGACGATCACGACCCAGACCTCACGCGCGAGGAGACTGGCTATTACCGTCCGGTCGATATGGACTTCTACGAGTCCGTCGCCGATGACGTCCGCTCGATTCTTCACGACTGTGCCGATATCGTCCGCGGGGTCAGCATCGACGAGGCCTATCTCGACGTCACCGAGCGCACCGCCTGGGAGGTCGCCGACGGCTTCGCTCGCCATATCAAAGATCGCATCCGCCGTGAAGTCGGCGTGACCGTCAGCGTCGGCGTCGCACCCACCATGAGCGCCGCCAAAATCGCCAGCGACTTCGACAAGCCGGACGGCCTCACCGTCGTTCGTCCCGGCACCGTCCGGGAGTTTCTGGCCCCACTCGAGGTCGACCTGCTCCACGGTGTCGGCCCCGTAACTGCCCGCGAACTTCGGGAGATGGGCCTCGAGACGGCCGGCGACGTAGCAGCGACCGATCCCGAGCCGCTGATCGAGCGCTTCGGCGAGCGCGGCCGGGAGCTGTACGACCGCGCCCGCGGTGACGACGAGCGGCGCGTCGAACCCAAAGGCGATCCCAAGAGCTTCTCGCGCGAGTCTGCGTTCGCGGAGCCTGTTTCCGAGCCCGAGCCGAAGTACGACCAGATCGAAACACTCGCCGAAGCCGTTGCCGACCGTGCAACCCGCGAGGGCGCGCTGTACCGAACTGTCGGCGTCAAAGCCGTCCTGCCGCCGTTCGAGGTCAACACTCGCGAACAATCCCTTCCCGGCCCCGTCGACGACCCCGAACTGGTCGAGCGCATCGCTCGAGAGCTATTCGTCGAGTTCGAAACCGAGGCCGTCCGAAAGCTTGGCGTCCGCATCGCCAACCTCGAGTTCTCTGCAGCCGATCAGGCCAGCCTCGACGGGTGGGACGACGCAGTCTCGGAGGCGGACGCTGATGACTCTACGGAGGCAGTTGGCGATGCTGGCACTCTCGAGGGACCTGACAGGCCTGCAACTGATGGGACTACGACTGATGGTGCCGATCCTGACGACGAAACAGACGCTGTTTCGGACGACTCGAGACCCATGACAGACGGCCAATCGTCATTGACCGACTTTTCCCGCGAATGA
- a CDS encoding molecular chaperone DnaJ produces MLVYAVGLAHFALENATPLEALVAEVAAVGTDPEAVWTLLTESRHGIDSPAMFVAGVELVATPLPTLEWYAVLVGIVVAALVTLVATRYWRRGKVGGTITIDETILLALALGTATTLLGGPLLAGAVLMPFLFGVIVRHTRLQPGWKPSYLYVAPVLAPILGIGAGLADYGLLPAELLAFVILPLAGALGLPLRATIRKRFGR; encoded by the coding sequence GTGCTCGTCTATGCCGTTGGACTCGCTCACTTCGCCCTCGAGAACGCAACCCCACTCGAGGCGCTCGTCGCCGAAGTAGCGGCAGTTGGAACCGACCCAGAGGCAGTCTGGACGCTGCTTACAGAGAGTCGCCACGGCATTGATAGCCCAGCAATGTTCGTCGCAGGCGTCGAACTCGTGGCCACACCGCTGCCAACGCTCGAGTGGTACGCCGTTCTCGTGGGGATCGTCGTCGCTGCGCTCGTGACTCTCGTCGCAACCCGGTACTGGCGACGAGGCAAAGTTGGCGGCACGATCACGATCGATGAGACGATCCTTCTGGCACTCGCGCTGGGAACTGCCACGACGCTGCTCGGCGGACCGTTGCTTGCCGGTGCCGTGCTCATGCCGTTCCTGTTCGGCGTCATCGTCCGTCACACGCGACTGCAACCCGGCTGGAAACCGTCGTATCTGTACGTCGCACCCGTCCTCGCACCGATTCTCGGCATCGGTGCTGGACTCGCCGACTATGGATTGCTCCCCGCAGAACTGCTCGCGTTCGTCATCTTGCCGCTCGCGGGCGCTCTTGGACTGCCGCTGCGCGCAACGATCAGGAAACGATTCGGTCGGTAA
- a CDS encoding uracil-DNA glycosylase family protein — protein sequence MKNVTDHTRNPFGLRPPFDRTAPDERTAVFGYGDANADFHVIGDHPGSHGGKRSGVPFTDTDAGLAIQNVFRDLEFVTGPTDEPNVENLFASYIHMCCLPDGHQPAPRDYDDLERFFDAELRAINAHILLPVGDAATDHVLEAYTTQRRRFDLEVDDLHATEIRGRGFMVVPIREPSEWDDTDRGRLVERLEAILASDYRQTKGVATTVG from the coding sequence GTGAAGAACGTCACCGATCACACACGCAATCCGTTCGGACTCCGACCGCCGTTCGACCGGACTGCCCCGGACGAGCGCACAGCCGTCTTCGGCTACGGTGACGCGAACGCCGACTTTCACGTTATCGGCGACCATCCGGGCAGTCACGGCGGCAAGCGATCCGGTGTCCCGTTTACTGACACCGACGCCGGCCTCGCAATTCAGAACGTCTTTCGAGACCTCGAGTTCGTCACCGGGCCGACAGACGAGCCGAACGTTGAGAATCTCTTTGCGAGTTACATCCACATGTGCTGTCTGCCGGATGGCCACCAGCCAGCACCGAGAGACTACGACGACCTCGAGCGCTTTTTTGACGCTGAACTGCGGGCGATCAACGCTCACATCCTGTTGCCGGTCGGCGACGCGGCAACGGACCACGTTCTCGAGGCCTACACCACCCAACGGCGACGGTTTGACCTCGAGGTCGACGACTTGCATGCGACAGAAATCCGCGGTCGTGGCTTCATGGTCGTCCCAATTCGGGAACCCAGCGAGTGGGACGACACAGACCGTGGGCGTCTGGTTGAACGACTCGAGGCGATTCTCGCAAGCGACTACCGTCAGACAAAGGGTGTGGCGACGACGGTCGGCTGA